The following coding sequences lie in one Myxococcus xanthus genomic window:
- a CDS encoding winged helix DNA-binding domain-containing protein yields the protein MPDSPLTLRALNRATLARQMLLAREQTSVLGAVEKLLALQAQQAKPPFIGLWSRVAGFERDALQVLLQRKEVVRATLMRGTLHLASAEDYRHLRASFTPLLEASVASVLRERAKGLDVAPLVKEARAFFDEAPRTFEALRDHLVARHPQNDERAMGFAVRMFLPLIQVPTETEWGYPGTTDFAVAESWLGAPLRAEADLPTLVQRYLAAFGPASVTDAQTWSGLKGLKSTFEALRPSLRTFRDEKGRELFDLPKAPRPDEDTAAPARFLPEFDSLVLGHEDRARLVDDAYRSKLITKNLRVPATFLVDGFIAGTWTVEHKRAAATLVVEPFAPIKKKDRDALVKEGEALLRFMEPEARTFEVRGQLEHDVRPEADEAHSS from the coding sequence ATGCCAGATTCCCCGTTGACCCTCAGGGCCCTCAACCGCGCGACCTTGGCGCGGCAGATGTTGCTGGCGCGTGAGCAGACGTCCGTGCTCGGCGCGGTGGAGAAGCTCCTGGCGCTTCAGGCCCAACAGGCGAAGCCGCCGTTCATCGGCCTGTGGTCGCGTGTCGCGGGCTTCGAGCGAGACGCGCTCCAGGTGCTGCTCCAGCGCAAGGAGGTGGTCCGCGCCACGTTGATGCGCGGCACGTTGCACCTGGCGAGCGCGGAGGACTACCGGCACCTGCGAGCCAGCTTCACACCGCTGCTCGAAGCCTCTGTGGCGTCGGTGCTGCGCGAGCGCGCGAAGGGGCTGGACGTCGCGCCGCTCGTCAAGGAGGCGCGCGCCTTCTTCGATGAAGCGCCGCGCACCTTCGAGGCGCTGCGCGACCACCTGGTGGCCCGGCATCCCCAGAACGACGAACGCGCCATGGGCTTCGCGGTGCGGATGTTCCTACCCCTCATCCAGGTCCCCACGGAGACGGAGTGGGGCTACCCCGGCACCACGGACTTCGCGGTCGCGGAGTCCTGGCTGGGCGCACCGCTGCGCGCCGAAGCGGACCTTCCCACGCTGGTGCAGCGCTACCTCGCGGCCTTCGGTCCCGCATCGGTGACGGATGCCCAGACCTGGTCCGGCCTCAAGGGCCTGAAGTCCACCTTCGAGGCGCTTCGGCCTTCGCTGCGCACGTTCCGGGACGAGAAGGGGCGGGAGCTGTTCGACCTGCCCAAGGCACCCCGGCCGGACGAGGACACGGCCGCACCCGCGCGCTTCCTCCCGGAGTTCGACAGCCTGGTGCTCGGCCATGAGGACCGGGCCCGGCTGGTGGATGACGCGTACCGCTCCAAGCTCATCACCAAGAATCTGCGAGTCCCCGCCACCTTCCTCGTGGACGGCTTCATCGCCGGGACGTGGACGGTGGAGCACAAGCGCGCGGCGGCTACGCTCGTCGTCGAGCCCTTTGCGCCCATCAAGAAGAAGGACCGTGACGCCCTGGTGAAGGAGGGCGAGGCGCTCCTGCGTTTCATGGAGCCCGAAGCCCGCACGTTCGAGGTCCGCGGGCAACTTGAGCATGATGTCCGCCCGGAAGCGGACGAAGCTCACTCGTCCTGA
- a CDS encoding ArsC/Spx/MgsR family protein, with amino-acid sequence MELWINPACSKCRAAMAALDASGAAYVVRRYLESPPTAAELEAVLGRLELEPWELVRMGEAAATEATLEMLPRDATHRADWIAAMVQHPELIQRPIVTASDGTTVVGRSPEALERVLAAERGSGT; translated from the coding sequence ATGGAGCTCTGGATCAACCCTGCCTGTTCAAAGTGCCGCGCCGCGATGGCCGCGCTGGATGCGTCCGGTGCAGCCTACGTCGTCCGCCGCTACCTGGAGTCGCCCCCCACCGCTGCGGAGCTGGAGGCCGTACTCGGGAGGCTCGAGCTGGAGCCCTGGGAGCTGGTGCGCATGGGTGAGGCCGCGGCGACCGAGGCCACGCTGGAGATGCTGCCCAGAGACGCGACACACCGTGCCGACTGGATTGCAGCCATGGTCCAGCACCCAGAGCTGATTCAGCGGCCCATCGTTACCGCCAGCGACGGGACGACTGTGGTGGGGCGGAGCCCGGAGGCGCTGGAGAGGGTGCTCGCCGCAGAGCGCGGCTCGGGCACCTGA